Proteins from a single region of Carassius carassius chromosome 25, fCarCar2.1, whole genome shotgun sequence:
- the LOC132104785 gene encoding terminal nucleotidyltransferase 5A-like: MSSAGESEQSRRCCVLSWEQVQRLDSILGECVPIHGRGNFPTLSVQPRLIVQVVRARLEERGVVVRDVKLNGSAASYVLHQDTGLGYKDLDLIFGLSLTDDKTFRLVKDVVLDSLLEFLPAGVSRDRITALTLKEVYVQKLVKVCNDTDRWSLISLSNNTGKNVELKFVDSLRRQFEFSVDSFQIGLDSLLLFDRCSVTPMSESFHPTVLGESMYGDFEEALGHLHAKIIATHSPEEIRGGGLLKYCHLLVRGFRPASEAQMKMLQRYMCSRFFIDFPDIHEQQRKLEAYLQNHFNGMAHKRYDCLVTLHRVVDESTVCLMGHERRQTLMLISSLALRVLAEKNAIPALSNVTCYYQPAPYIRDVNFSNYYVAHVHSPISTCNNSYQTWLPCS; the protein is encoded by the exons ATGTCCTCCGCGGGTGAGTCGGAGCAGAGCCGGCGCTGTTGTGTTCTGTCCTGGGAGCAGGTGCAGCGTCTGGACTCCATCCTGGGAGAATGTGTGCCGATCCACGGCCGAGGAAACTTCCCGACACTCTCCGTTCAGCCACGGCTTATCGTGCAG GTGGTGCGGGCTCGTCTAGAGGAGCGAGGCGTAGTGGTGCGCGATGTGAAGCTGAATGGTTCAGCTGCCAGTTATGTGCTCCACCAGGACACTGGCCTGGGCTACAAAGACTTGGACCTGATCTTTGGCCTGAGTCTGACTGATGACAAAACCTTCCGTCTGGTAAAGGACGTGGTCCTGGACAGCCTTCTGGAGTTCCTGCCCGCCGGCGTGAGCCGGGACCGCATCACCGCCCTGACCCTGAAGGAAGTGTACGTGCAGAAGCTGGTGAAGGTTTGCAATGACACGGACCGCTGGAGCCTCATCTCACTTTCCAACAACACTGGCAAAAACGTGGAGCTGAAGTTTGTTGACTCCCTGCGACGGCAGTTTGAGTTTAGCGTGGACTCTTTTCAGATCGGCTTGGACTCACTGCTGCTTTTCGACCGTTGCTCCGTGACGCCCATGTCTGAAAGTTTCCATCCCACTGTGCTCGGAGAGAGCATGTATGGAGACTTTGAAGAAGCGCTGGGACACCTACATGCCAAAATCATCGCTACGCACAGTCCGGAAGAGATCCGTGGAGGGGGCCTCTTGaaatactgccacctgctggtaaggGGTTTCCGTCCAGCGTCTGAGGCACAGATGAAGATGCTCCAGCGCTACATGTGCTCACGCTTCTTCATCGACTTCCCAGACATCCATGAGCAGCAAAGGAAGCTGGAGGCGTACCTTCAGAACCACTTTAATGGCATGGCACACAAGCGGTACGATTGCCTCGTGACTCTCCATCGTGTTGTAGATGAAAGCACCGTGTGTCTTATGGGCCACGAGCGGAGGCAAACACTCATGCTAATTTCCTCTCTGGCGCTACGTGTGCTGGCCGAAAAGAACGCCATTCCTGCACTGTCTAATGTTACGTGTTACTACCAACCAGCGCCCTACATCAGAGACGTCAACTTCAGCAACTATTATGTAGCACATGTGCATTCGCCCATTTCCACCTGTAACAACTCATATCAGACATGGCTGCCTTGTAGCTGA